GTGCCGGCTCTCGGGAAAGCCCAGGACCGGGCTGGTCATGGTGATGATCTTGTCGTCGTCGATGTCGATGGCGCCGAAGCGGCTGGTCTCGACGTTGCGGCTGCCTGCGACAGGGCTGGGCTCGGCTTGGGAGGGGATGGTCATCGCTGTCTCGGGGGCTGCAGCGCCACAGCCCCGCCTCACGGTTTGACAGAAGGGCGGGCGCGGCCCATGAGATCGGCGGCAGCGGTCAGATCCTCCGGCGCCTCCTGGGCGGCCCGGCGGTTCTCCTCCAGGATCCGCTTGTAGATCTCCTCCCGGTGCACGGCGATCTCCACCGGGGCGTCCACCCCCAGCTTGACGTGACCGCCCTTCACCTCCAGGATCTGGACCCGGATGCGGCTGTCGATGGTGATGGCCTCGCCGATCTTCCTGGTGAGAATAAGCATGGATCGCCCTCCCTGGCGACCGGGCCAGTCCGGAGGCCAGGGGGCCTGCCTCCCCCTTGTCGTCACTCGCTGCCGGCACAGTCCTCTCCATTCTATCCCTCCCCTGGTCCTGGCCACAACCCCATTGCCGCCGGCGCTCGCCTTCGTCGCGCCGCCCCCCCGACGCCTGACCCTTAGCGCATGAACTCGACCAGGCTGAGGTCCATGATCCGGGAGGCGGCGGTGAGGGCGGCCTGGTAGCGCAGCTCCATGGATTTGAGCTCCATGAAGGCCTTCACCAGATCGGTATCCTGCAGGGTGGACAGGTGCTCGGCATTGACCAGCTCCAGGTTGTCGTAGATCTGGCGCTGGACACTGATCCGGTTGGCCCGGGCCCCCTGCTCGGAGATGCGGCCGGTGAGATCCTCCATCACGGTGTCGAAGACGCCGATGGCCTCCCCGAGGCTGCTCACCTGGATGTCCTCGTTGCTGAGGCCGACTGCGGCCAGAAAGCCGGACGAGTCGCCGGAGAAGGCGAAGTCGTAGCGGCCGGTATCCCGCACCGCCACCTGCAGGCGACCGTCGTCGCTCCAGGTGGCCGAAAGACCGGGGATGCCGTTGAGGCGCTCGGCAATGCTGTCCAGGGTGTCCACCTCCGGGTCGACGCCGATGGCGACGGCCAGCTGGGTGGGCGGGTCGAAGCCGTGGTCGGTGATCGTCACCGTGAAATCGCCGGCCATGATCCGATCCTCGCCGGCCAGCCCGGTGCCACCGCCAGCCAGGGTCGCCGTGGTGTCGGTGGCGGCCAGACGGCCGGTGGCGGTGGTGAAGTGATCGGCCCGCAAGGCGAGCTCCAGGCCCTGGATCACGTCGAAGACCCCGATGCCCTTCAGAAGGTCCTGGCCGTTTCTGCCCACCGTCAGGGTGCTGGCCTGACCGATCTTGATGGTGGGGTCGTTGTCCGGGTCGCCGGCGTAGCGGACATTCCCCTCCTGGACCGCCACGCTCTGGACGTTGATGAGGCCGTCGTCGGCCAGATCCCCCGGCTCGCCGCTGCCGGCCGTGCCGCCAGCCAGGCCCAGGCCGGCCAGGGCCAGCTCGCTGGGGTCGCCGGCCGCGTCCACCAGGGTGTCTTCCACCAGGAATTCCCGGTCGGACAGGAGCCGCACCGAGCCGAAATAGACCCGGTCCGCCGGCGCCGCCGGATCCTGGCCGTTGAGATGGGTAATCAGCTCCCCCCGGGCCGAGGTCCGGACCTGGAGATTGCGGCCGTCGATGGCCGACAGGAGCAGGCGGCCGCTGGCATCCCGGCTGGCCCGCACGGCGGTCTGGTCGCTCACCGCATTGATGGCGGCCACCACGCTGCCGTCCCGGTCCTGGTCCTGGATGGTGCGGGTGGTGGCAAAGATGTCGACGCCGTTGATGACGAGGTCGCCGGCGGCGAGCTCGGTCTCCCGTTGGCCGAAGGTGATCTGGCCGTCCCCGGCCAGGTCGTTGTAGCCCCGGGAGCCGCCGCCCAGGCCCAGGCGGTCCAGGATGGTGTCGTCGCTGTGGCGGGGCGAGGACAGGGTGAAGGTGGTGTCCGAGAAGATGCCGATCTGGCCGGTGTTGTGGCTGGCGTCCACATTCTGGGAGAAGTTGCCGAAGCCCGGGTCGGCGTCACCGCTCATGAGCGTGAAGTTGGTGACCTGGATGGCGGACTCGTCGCCCACCTGGCTGTTGGCAAAGACGATTTCCCCGGGCTGGCCACCGTTGGTGTTGTCCCCCACCTGGGCTGCCACGCCGGTGACCAGGCTGGCGGCATTGATGGCGCTGGCGGTGAGCTGGGCCACCGCGGTGTCGCTGGCGCCATCCGGAATGGTGACGCTGATCGGCGTGCCGTTGAGGTCGAAGGAGAAGACCGTGGCGAAGCCGTCCGGGGTGTCGGCCGCGGCGGCGAGACCGCTGTTGGCCAGGGTGGTGAGGCGGACCGACACCCCCGGGTCCGTGGCCTCGATGACCGTTTTGGCGTTGAAGGCCTTGGTCATGGCCAGGCCGTTCACCGGTGGCGCGGTGGCGATGTTGGTGGTGGTGGGGTTGCCGTTTATGGCCAGCTGGCCGGCCAAAATGGCGTCGTTGGTCACGAGGCCGGTGAGATAGGCGGTGCGGCTGCCGATGCCGACGGCCGCTACCGGCGCCCCGGCCAGAAGATAGGCCGGGGTCACCTCGGCCCGCACCCCGGCCTGGCCGGCAGCAGCGTTCACCGCTGCCGCCTTGGCAGCCGCGGAGGCATCGGCGTAGCGGGTGGACAGGCCGTCGTCCACCGGCGCGTCGATGGCGATGCCATTGAGCTCCAGGGCGCCGCTGGTCACGCGGTAGCCGTACACCAGGCTGCCGTCGTTGGCGTCGTCCATCACCCCCCGGGAGCCGCCGCCCAGCCCCAGGACGTCCAGGATCGAGTCGTCGGTGGCGCTGGTCTCGATGGCAAAGGCGTTGGCCGCGGCCAGCGAGATGCGGCCGGTGTTGTGGCGGCTGTCCGCGGCCTGGGACAGGTTGCCGAGACCGGTGGCCGCATCACCGGGCAGGTCCGGCGGACCGGGGACCACCAGGGTGTAATCCGTGATGACGATGGGGGCATCGTCCCCGGGCATGCTGTTGGCCAGGACCACGCTGTTCACCGGCCCGCCGTTGGTGCCGTCGCCCACCGCCGCCGTGACCCCGGTGCGGCTGGCCATGACGTTCAGGGCGTCCACCGTGGCCTGGGCCACCAGGCCGGCGGTGGAGCCGTCCGGGATGAGGACCGCGACCGAGACGCCGTTGAGGTCGAAGGTGACGTTGGTGTCGAAGCCATCGGCGGTGTCGGCGCTGGCCCCCTCGCCGGCCACGAGCGTGGTGAGGCTGGCGGTCACGCCAGTGGCGGCAGTGACCGCCGGGGCGTTGAAGGCGGCGGCCAGGGCCTGGGCGCTTTCCATGGCCAGGCCCTGGACCGGGCTTTGCGTCAGATCGAGGCCCAGGGCCACCACATCAATGAGGCCGTCGGCCGCGGTGTCGCCCCCGATGCCGGTGGCCGCCGTACCGCCGGCCAGGCCGATGCGGGCCAGCACCGTGTCGTCCACCGCGCTGGTGGCGATGGCAAAGTCGCTGGCCGCGGTCATGGTGGTGCGGCCGTCGTTGTGGGTGCTGTCGGCAGCCTGGCTGAGGTTGCCAAGGCCGGTCAAGGAGGTGCCGGCCAGGACGGTGTAGCCGCTGATGGTGATGGCCCCCTCGTCGCCCCGGGCGTTGTTGACCAGGACTACGCTGCCGGCCACCCCGCCGTTGGTGCCGTTGCCCACCAGGGCGCTGACCCCGGTCTGGTCCCGGACCGCGTTCACGGCGTCCACGGTATCCTGGGCCACCTGGGCGTTGGAGGAGCCATCGGTGTCGACGGTCACCGTGACGCCGTTGAGGTCGAAGGTCACCCGGGTCTGGGTGCCGTCGCCAAGGGCGGCGCCCCCTGCCGTGAGGGTGGTGAGGCTGGCCGTGACTCCGGTCGCCGCGGCATTGATCCGGTCCCGCAGCTCGGCGGCGCCTCCCATGTTGAGGCCCTGGCTGAGGCCGAAGCTGACCAGGTCCACGACGCCGACATCGACGTTGTTGATGAGAAGATCCCCGGCGGCCAGGCTGGCGCCGTTGCCCACCACACCGCTCACCGGCGCCGGCTGGCCCAGCAGGGTGACGACGTCGGCGCCGTTGACCACAAGATCGCCGGCGGCCAGGATGCGGCCACCGGCCACCTGGCCGGAAAGGGCGCTGTCCAGGCTGGCCAGGGTCTGGCCATTGACCCGGTAGCCATTCGCCCGATCGCGCATGAAGGGCGTCGGCTCGGCGGTGGTGTAGCCGGTGGTGCGGAAGCCGCCGAAGAGGTAGCGGCCGTTGAGCTGGGTGTTGGCCAGGGTCACCACCTGGTCCAGGATGCCCCGGACCTCGTCGGCGGTGCTCAGGCGGTTGGCGCTGTTCATGGAGGCGTTCACCGCCTGGATGGCCAGGTTCTTGGAGCGCAGCAGGAGCTCCTTCATCTGGGTGAGGCTGCCCTCTGAGGTGGTGATCCAGGACTCGCCGTGATCCAGGTTGCGCACATATTGCTTGATGGAGGACAGGCTGGTCCGGAGGCCCAGGGCCCCCACCAGGTTGACGGGATCGTCGGACGGCTTGCTCAACTGGCTGCCGGAGGAGATCTGCTTGTTGATCCGGTCGAGACGGGAGGTGACCTGCTCGAGGTTGTTGAGAACCGTGGTGTGGATGGTGTTGACCGTGGTGCGCATGGCGGTCCTCCCTTACTGGACCGAAGCGAGAAGGGTCTGGAGCATCTCGTCCGCCGCGGTGATGAACTTGGCGGCCGCCGAATAGGCGTGCTGGTAGCGGATGAGGTTCGCCATCTCCTCGTCCATGGAGACCCCGGCCACCGAGTCCCGCAGCTCTTTGAGCTGGATGCTCACCTGCTGGGAGAATTCGGTGTTGCGGTCCAGGGCCCGGGTGCTGTTGCCCACGTCCGAGACCAGGGTGTTGTAGAAGCCGTCGAAGGAGTCCGGGCTGTTGCCGGTGAAGGCGATGGCCTCCTGCTGCTGGAGGCCGGCGATGGCCAGGGCATTCGTGTTGTCGCCGGCAAAGAAATCCCCCATGGCGTCCACCATGCCGGCGGCGATCAGGGTGAGATCGGTTGCCACCACGTCGTTGAGGGCGATGGCCGAGGCGGAATCGCCGGCAAAAAAGGTGTTGATGCCGGTGGCCAAAAGGACGCCGGCCGAGTCGTTGGCAAAGGCGAACTGGTGGCTGCTGTCCGGAGTGAGCACCAGGCGGTTGTTGTCCACCCGGGCCTCCAGCCAGCGGCTGCCGGTGGTGGAGACGGCATTGGCAGCGGTGACCGCGGTGTTGATCGCGTCGGCCACGTCATAGAGGTCATAGGCCCGGGTGATGGAGACGGTGATGGGCTGGGGCAGGGCCCGGGTGCCGTCGCTGTTGTACAGCCACAGGTCGAAGGTGCCGTTGTCGGTGTCCAGCTCGTCCCGGAAGGACAGGCCCTCCAGGGCGGCGCCCACCTCCCCCTGCTCCGAGGTGTAGGTGAGGCGGCCGTCGTCCGGGAAGTCGTCGGCCCCCACCGAGCCGCCGCCCATGCCCAGCTGGTCCAGGATGGTGTCGTCGATGCCCGCCTGCAGGGTGAAGGTGCCGTTGGCGAACAGGGTGATCTCGCCGGTGTTGTGGCTGGCGTCCGCCTGGTAGGTGCCGTTGTGCAGGCCCAGCTTGGCCTCGGCCGGATCGGCG
This window of the Thermodesulfobacteriota bacterium genome carries:
- the csrA gene encoding carbon storage regulator CsrA, yielding MLILTRKIGEAITIDSRIRVQILEVKGGHVKLGVDAPVEIAVHREEIYKRILEENRRAAQEAPEDLTAAADLMGRARPSVKP
- the flgL gene encoding flagellar hook-associated protein FlgL yields the protein MRTTVNTIHTTVLNNLEQVTSRLDRINKQISSGSQLSKPSDDPVNLVGALGLRTSLSSIKQYVRNLDHGESWITTSEGSLTQMKELLLRSKNLAIQAVNASMNSANRLSTADEVRGILDQVVTLANTQLNGRYLFGGFRTTGYTTAEPTPFMRDRANGYRVNGQTLASLDSALSGQVAGGRILAAGDLVVNGADVVTLLGQPAPVSGVVGNGASLAAGDLLINNVDVGVVDLVSFGLSQGLNMGGAAELRDRINAAATGVTASLTTLTAGGAALGDGTQTRVTFDLNGVTVTVDTDGSSNAQVAQDTVDAVNAVRDQTGVSALVGNGTNGGVAGSVVLVNNARGDEGAITISGYTVLAGTSLTGLGNLSQAADSTHNDGRTTMTAASDFAIATSAVDDTVLARIGLAGGTAATGIGGDTAADGLIDVVALGLDLTQSPVQGLAMESAQALAAAFNAPAVTAATGVTASLTTLVAGEGASADTADGFDTNVTFDLNGVSVAVLIPDGSTAGLVAQATVDALNVMASRTGVTAAVGDGTNGGPVNSVVLANSMPGDDAPIVITDYTLVVPGPPDLPGDAATGLGNLSQAADSRHNTGRISLAAANAFAIETSATDDSILDVLGLGGGSRGVMDDANDGSLVYGYRVTSGALELNGIAIDAPVDDGLSTRYADASAAAKAAAVNAAAGQAGVRAEVTPAYLLAGAPVAAVGIGSRTAYLTGLVTNDAILAGQLAINGNPTTTNIATAPPVNGLAMTKAFNAKTVIEATDPGVSVRLTTLANSGLAAAADTPDGFATVFSFDLNGTPISVTIPDGASDTAVAQLTASAINAASLVTGVAAQVGDNTNGGQPGEIVFANSQVGDESAIQVTNFTLMSGDADPGFGNFSQNVDASHNTGQIGIFSDTTFTLSSPRHSDDTILDRLGLGGGSRGYNDLAGDGQITFGQRETELAAGDLVINGVDIFATTRTIQDQDRDGSVVAAINAVSDQTAVRASRDASGRLLLSAIDGRNLQVRTSARGELITHLNGQDPAAPADRVYFGSVRLLSDREFLVEDTLVDAAGDPSELALAGLGLAGGTAGSGEPGDLADDGLINVQSVAVQEGNVRYAGDPDNDPTIKIGQASTLTVGRNGQDLLKGIGVFDVIQGLELALRADHFTTATGRLAATDTTATLAGGGTGLAGEDRIMAGDFTVTITDHGFDPPTQLAVAIGVDPEVDTLDSIAERLNGIPGLSATWSDDGRLQVAVRDTGRYDFAFSGDSSGFLAAVGLSNEDIQVSSLGEAIGVFDTVMEDLTGRISEQGARANRISVQRQIYDNLELVNAEHLSTLQDTDLVKAFMELKSMELRYQAALTAASRIMDLSLVEFMR